The Flavobacteriaceae bacterium 3519-10 genome includes a window with the following:
- a CDS encoding PepSY-associated TM helix domain protein, producing the protein MFSMRKKHPHSRPAKKSFLRTIAGKLHLWFGLSIGLIVFIVSITGALYVFKDEVQNCLRKDYLYHAEPGIESKKILPLSVLEQKVNQQTGEKYPLHWVDIPLDKSKTYKFYYYENDPEAWNYFDEFVIYKTAYVNPFTGKVLSVQDEKNGFFNIVKFIHWSFLLKSEWGKYVVGTPVFIFLLMVITGIILWWPKNRKARKQRLWFQWKNIKSWRRRNYDLHSIVGFYASFLAVVAAVTGLFYSFFFMQAIMYVVFSGGNTEYPDYSHITTTAPKEMRNAGTLDKMAAKVEELYPTASAYSLDFGHPHIDDHEHPNYEVFVKQLDYSYHINHQIIFDENSGEMLQNRPHKTKDFGQKYVAANYDIHVGAIWGIWGKILAFIVSLACASLPVTGFLVWYGRKVKGRAKG; encoded by the coding sequence ATGTTCAGCATGAGAAAAAAACACCCCCATAGCAGACCGGCAAAAAAATCCTTTCTGCGCACCATAGCCGGTAAACTCCACCTTTGGTTTGGTCTGTCCATCGGCCTGATCGTGTTCATTGTCAGTATCACAGGCGCCTTATATGTCTTTAAGGATGAAGTGCAGAACTGCCTTCGCAAAGACTACCTCTATCACGCCGAGCCCGGTATAGAATCAAAAAAAATCCTGCCGCTGAGTGTGCTGGAACAAAAAGTAAATCAGCAGACCGGTGAGAAATATCCGCTGCACTGGGTTGATATCCCACTGGATAAGTCGAAAACCTATAAATTTTATTATTACGAGAATGATCCCGAAGCCTGGAATTATTTTGATGAGTTCGTTATTTATAAAACAGCGTATGTAAACCCTTTTACAGGCAAAGTTTTGTCGGTGCAGGACGAAAAGAACGGATTCTTCAATATCGTCAAGTTCATCCACTGGAGCTTTCTTCTGAAGTCGGAGTGGGGGAAATACGTGGTAGGAACTCCGGTTTTTATCTTCCTGCTGATGGTTATTACAGGCATTATCTTATGGTGGCCCAAGAACCGTAAAGCGCGCAAACAGCGGTTATGGTTCCAGTGGAAGAACATTAAAAGCTGGCGCCGCCGCAATTATGACCTGCACAGTATTGTCGGGTTTTACGCTTCGTTTCTTGCCGTGGTTGCGGCTGTGACAGGTCTTTTTTATTCATTTTTCTTCATGCAGGCCATTATGTACGTAGTTTTTTCCGGTGGTAATACAGAATATCCCGATTACTCACATATCACAACCACCGCGCCCAAAGAAATGCGCAACGCCGGCACTCTTGATAAAATGGCGGCCAAAGTGGAGGAACTGTATCCTACGGCGTCTGCGTACAGCCTCGATTTCGGACATCCGCACATTGATGATCATGAGCATCCGAACTATGAAGTTTTCGTAAAGCAGCTCGATTATTCTTACCACATCAACCATCAGATCATCTTTGACGAAAATTCAGGTGAAATGCTGCAGAACAGGCCGCATAAAACCAAGGACTTTGGACAAAAATATGTGGCTGCAAATTACGATATTCATGTCGGCGCCATATGGGGGATATGGGGAAAAATCCTGGCGTTTATTGTGAGTCTGGCGTGTGCCTCATTGCCGGTAACCGGTTTTTTGGTGTGGTATGGAAGGAAAGTTAAGGGCAGGGCGAAAGGGTGA
- a CDS encoding transcriptional regulator, HxlR family, whose product MTKKATTHEECKTHMRAVHDALYVLNGKWKIPIVTTLFFHDKRRFSDILNDVEGISNKMLSKELKELEINKFLKRTVLDTQPVTVEYELTEYGRKLEPVIINLSEFGIEHRKRL is encoded by the coding sequence ATGACAAAGAAGGCAACGACACACGAAGAATGCAAAACGCACATGAGGGCAGTTCACGATGCGCTGTATGTGCTGAACGGTAAATGGAAAATACCCATTGTTACCACCCTGTTTTTTCACGATAAAAGGCGGTTTTCAGATATTCTGAATGACGTGGAAGGCATATCCAACAAAATGCTGAGCAAGGAACTGAAAGAGCTGGAGATCAACAAGTTCCTCAAAAGAACTGTACTGGACACTCAACCTGTAACGGTGGAATACGAACTTACGGAATACGGTCGGAAACTAGAGCCCGTAATTATTAACTTATCGGAATTTGGTATCGAACACCGAAAGAGATTATAA
- a CDS encoding Transcriptional regulator — translation MKEPVHKPYIIHSISDLHRLLELPKPKHPLVSVIRFEEIKCFDDEMLRTVSYNFYCIAIKKNFDGKMKYGQQYYDFDEGVMTFFSPKQVITTDIVEDLKLSGYWLVIHPDFIRNYPLGKAIKNYGYFSYAVNEALHLSEDEEKSVIAIMQNIENEYRSVIDNFSQDVMVSQIEVLLHYCNRYYNRQFITRRTAGNGLLIKLEELLAECFEEDRLQNTGLPSVQYLSDQLNISADYLSDMLRNLTGQNTQQHIHNHLIEKAKDLLITTNLTVGEIAFQFGFEYPQSFSKLFKQKTNQTPLEFRQAFN, via the coding sequence ATGAAAGAACCTGTTCATAAACCGTATATCATCCATTCGATTTCTGACCTGCATCGGTTACTGGAATTGCCAAAACCCAAACATCCACTCGTAAGTGTTATCCGTTTTGAGGAAATAAAATGTTTTGACGATGAAATGCTGCGTACAGTTTCTTATAATTTTTACTGTATTGCGATCAAAAAGAACTTTGACGGCAAAATGAAATACGGCCAACAATATTATGATTTTGATGAAGGCGTAATGACCTTTTTTTCGCCAAAACAGGTCATTACCACCGACATTGTTGAAGACTTGAAACTGTCGGGCTATTGGTTGGTCATCCACCCCGATTTTATCAGAAACTATCCGTTGGGGAAAGCAATAAAGAATTACGGTTATTTTTCTTATGCTGTAAATGAAGCCTTGCACCTTTCTGAAGACGAAGAAAAATCGGTTATCGCCATCATGCAAAACATTGAGAACGAATACCGTTCTGTTATCGATAATTTCAGCCAGGATGTTATGGTCTCGCAGATCGAAGTTTTACTTCACTATTGTAATCGCTATTACAACAGACAGTTTATTACCAGAAGAACAGCGGGTAACGGTTTGTTGATCAAATTAGAAGAATTATTAGCTGAATGCTTTGAGGAAGACCGTTTGCAAAATACGGGACTGCCAAGTGTTCAGTATCTTTCGGATCAATTAAATATTTCTGCCGACTATTTAAGCGATATGCTCCGAAATCTTACCGGGCAAAATACACAGCAACATATCCACAACCATTTAATAGAAAAAGCGAAAGACTTGCTAATCACAACAAATCTCACGGTTGGTGAGATCGCCTTTCAGTTCGGATTTGAATACCCGCAATCATTCAGCAAATTATTTAAACAAAAAACGAATCAAACCCCTTTAGAGTTTAGACAGGCGTTTAACTGA
- a CDS encoding short-chain dehydrogenase/reductase SDR codes for MYPNKKYKMMNNQKVWLITGASKGLGLALTKLALSQGQKVVATSRNIEDLKTSVPENPELFLPLKVDITSDKEVKNAIEQCIEKFGRIDVVVNNAGYSLVGSMEEMTDEEFRKTVGVNLFGTVNIIRNAMPYLRQQQSGHIINIASNAGYVGFANATSYNAAKFAVIGLSEGLAAEVSPFGIKVTVVAPGQFRTSFMDKGSMTFAENKIEVYGLAKAEKMWTDFSGQQTGDPEKLVKILTEIVELETPPLRLLLGPDTFELVKQQREQEMLEFEAWKHLTLSTNFD; via the coding sequence TTGTATCCTAATAAAAAATATAAGATGATGAACAATCAAAAAGTATGGCTGATTACAGGCGCCTCGAAAGGTTTAGGTCTGGCATTGACAAAATTAGCATTATCACAAGGTCAAAAAGTAGTTGCCACTTCGAGGAATATTGAAGATCTTAAAACTTCCGTTCCGGAAAATCCGGAACTTTTCCTGCCATTAAAAGTGGATATTACGTCAGACAAAGAAGTAAAAAATGCAATTGAACAATGCATCGAAAAATTCGGGAGAATTGATGTTGTTGTCAATAATGCAGGCTATTCTTTGGTAGGCAGTATGGAAGAAATGACGGATGAAGAATTTCGGAAAACAGTGGGTGTAAACCTCTTCGGAACCGTGAACATCATCAGGAATGCAATGCCGTATTTAAGACAGCAACAATCCGGGCATATCATCAATATTGCTTCGAATGCGGGTTATGTAGGATTTGCAAATGCTACGAGTTATAACGCTGCAAAGTTTGCCGTAATAGGACTTTCCGAAGGATTGGCAGCGGAAGTAAGCCCGTTTGGAATAAAAGTAACCGTAGTGGCACCCGGGCAGTTCAGAACCAGTTTTATGGACAAAGGTTCAATGACATTTGCCGAAAATAAAATTGAGGTGTATGGTTTAGCTAAAGCCGAAAAAATGTGGACCGATTTCAGCGGGCAACAAACAGGCGACCCCGAAAAACTGGTAAAAATTTTAACGGAGATCGTTGAACTGGAAACTCCGCCACTGCGTCTCTTATTGGGACCGGATACGTTTGAATTGGTAAAACAACAGCGGGAGCAGGAAATGCTGGAGTTTGAAGCCTGGAAACATTTAACTTTATCAACCAATTTCGACTGA
- a CDS encoding two-component system sensor histidine kinase: MKIIHSPFLCILLLVFACSDKKEVSAADTLYKKAERLYDGGEYEQAFPGFYSAYQAYMTEQKPRDAAYSLVFLAIIQTEKGDFLGSNENLSKALKLSATDETLLTSVYNQFAINHNLLQNHENAVYWYHKALPLTEHQYYKLSIKNNIGIAYLKMGRYATAESLFKEIAGEDAIKDSISFHNRVADNFAYSKFLAGKNNPAEREMLTVLESRKRNGDRYGLTTSYSHLADFYKATDRRRSYEFAGAMHDNARITGNAADQLEALGKMIDAGEAARIKSLFGTYRKLNDSLQNSRNRSRHHFTSVIYEAEKNKADLLSSRNEILTQRLLIVALMIIAGLATVLFLKWRRKQAHKNEIAVRDTQLKYSKKVHDVVANGLYHTMVEIQNAEVLNRHKVLNSIEKLYEESRDIARDDFDTVIEQDFSVRLYEMLESYSSGRHRVLVIGNTWELWRRIAPEVQVEIFYVLRELMVNMKKHSEARTASLLFEETAGGIHIKYTDNGVGISDSAKWKGSGLRNMENRIDKLGGKINFGPNPSGGLITDILIPKN; this comes from the coding sequence ATGAAAATTATTCATTCCCCTTTTCTGTGCATTCTGCTGTTGGTTTTCGCCTGCAGTGATAAAAAGGAGGTTTCCGCGGCGGATACCCTGTATAAAAAAGCCGAACGATTATATGACGGCGGTGAATATGAACAGGCTTTTCCCGGCTTCTACAGTGCCTATCAGGCCTACATGACCGAACAGAAACCCCGCGACGCCGCCTACTCGCTCGTGTTTCTTGCCATTATCCAGACCGAAAAAGGGGATTTCCTGGGCAGCAATGAAAACCTAAGCAAAGCCCTTAAATTATCGGCTACCGATGAAACGCTGCTGACTTCAGTTTACAACCAGTTTGCGATCAATCATAATCTGCTTCAGAACCACGAAAACGCCGTGTATTGGTATCATAAAGCCTTACCGCTGACGGAACATCAATATTACAAGTTAAGCATTAAAAACAATATCGGTATTGCCTACCTGAAAATGGGCCGGTATGCCACTGCAGAAAGCCTGTTTAAAGAAATTGCCGGGGAAGACGCTATAAAAGACAGCATCAGTTTCCACAACAGGGTTGCTGATAATTTTGCGTATTCCAAATTCTTAGCTGGAAAAAATAATCCGGCCGAAAGGGAAATGCTGACGGTGCTGGAAAGCCGGAAAAGAAACGGAGACCGGTACGGACTGACCACCAGCTATTCGCACCTCGCCGATTTCTATAAAGCGACAGACCGGCGCAGATCGTATGAATTCGCCGGCGCGATGCATGATAACGCGCGCATAACCGGAAACGCTGCCGATCAGCTGGAAGCGTTGGGAAAAATGATTGACGCCGGGGAAGCAGCGCGCATTAAATCTCTGTTCGGCACCTACCGTAAGCTGAATGACAGTCTGCAGAACAGCAGGAACCGGTCCAGACATCATTTTACCTCGGTGATCTACGAAGCGGAGAAAAACAAGGCAGACCTTCTGAGTTCGAGGAATGAAATCCTGACCCAGCGGCTCCTCATCGTCGCGCTGATGATCATTGCTGGCCTTGCGACTGTACTTTTCCTGAAATGGCGCAGGAAGCAGGCGCATAAAAATGAGATCGCCGTGCGGGATACCCAACTCAAGTACTCAAAAAAAGTGCATGATGTGGTGGCTAACGGACTGTATCATACGATGGTGGAGATACAGAATGCCGAAGTGCTGAACCGGCATAAGGTACTGAACAGCATTGAAAAACTGTATGAAGAATCGCGGGATATTGCGCGCGACGATTTCGACACGGTCATTGAGCAGGATTTCTCCGTACGGCTGTATGAAATGCTTGAATCCTATTCTTCCGGGCGGCATCGGGTTCTGGTCATCGGCAACACCTGGGAACTTTGGAGGCGGATAGCTCCGGAGGTCCAGGTCGAAATCTTTTATGTTTTACGCGAACTGATGGTGAATATGAAAAAACACAGTGAAGCCAGAACTGCATCGCTTCTGTTTGAAGAAACTGCCGGCGGAATCCATATAAAATATACCGATAATGGCGTGGGAATAAGTGATTCAGCAAAATGGAAAGGATCCGGTCTCCGGAATATGGAAAACCGTATTGACAAACTGGGCGGAAAAATTAATTTTGGCCCGAATCCTTCCGGAGGACTCATCACCGATATCTTAATTCCAAAAAACTGA
- a CDS encoding membrane protein, with amino-acid sequence MASKKNDIFWISYADLLSSLFFIILVLFAITFFKYNQKVENLKKKLEVFRLVEESLGPLKKKKDIFKYESDYKRFVLAEEVSFNISKTDITPTDVKDFPAKSAYLLKVGKGLKNTLDTIAYHRTKKEGLKDVSYLLVISGYASKLSVANEAEDYNLSYDRAYNLWKFWKRNGIDFEDLKYKGFVDLQIAGNGWGGMGRISSKNNSEEEGNQRFIIQIIPKTKNID; translated from the coding sequence ATGGCCAGTAAAAAAAATGATATCTTTTGGATAAGCTATGCAGACTTACTTTCCAGTTTATTTTTTATCATCCTTGTACTTTTTGCCATAACATTCTTTAAATATAACCAGAAAGTAGAAAATCTTAAAAAAAAACTAGAGGTGTTTCGTTTGGTTGAAGAGAGTCTGGGACCATTAAAAAAGAAAAAAGACATATTTAAATATGAATCCGATTACAAAAGATTTGTTTTAGCAGAAGAAGTAAGTTTTAATATCAGTAAAACCGACATAACCCCAACTGATGTAAAGGACTTTCCGGCAAAATCAGCATATTTATTAAAAGTAGGTAAAGGTTTAAAAAATACATTAGATACCATCGCTTATCATAGAACTAAAAAAGAAGGGTTGAAGGACGTTTCGTACCTATTAGTAATCTCTGGTTATGCGTCGAAACTTTCGGTCGCCAATGAAGCTGAAGATTACAATTTAAGTTACGACCGCGCATATAATCTTTGGAAATTCTGGAAACGAAACGGTATTGATTTCGAAGACCTTAAATATAAAGGTTTTGTCGACCTGCAAATTGCGGGGAATGGTTGGGGTGGGATGGGAAGGATCTCATCGAAAAACAATAGTGAAGAAGAAGGGAACCAAAGATTTATCATCCAGATTATTCCCAAAACAAAAAATATTGATTAA
- a CDS encoding prophage LambdaCh01, nuclease domain protein encodes MKKKGTKDLSSRLFPKQKILIKSASIDMSIHKINFKLLYLTVFIIFTFCQSKSETEIIRRSDRSPGLAAQSVETREKDFRQSEKTVGNPTPASTETTKTPYLVYKVVDGDTFWMRDQNNLETKVRLIGIDGPETRNTRKKKKGYYGNEAKVYLQSLILDRYVFIEQDVRSRDQYGRLLAYVYTENNLFVNADLIANGYAVIMSVPPNVKHQDEFFNLQQQARKNRAGMWGRE; translated from the coding sequence GTGAAGAAGAAGGGAACCAAAGATTTATCATCCAGATTATTCCCAAAACAAAAAATATTGATTAAAAGTGCTTCCATTGATATGTCTATTCATAAAATAAATTTTAAATTACTTTATCTTACTGTATTTATAATTTTCACTTTTTGCCAGTCAAAGAGTGAAACAGAAATTATTCGTAGAAGCGACAGAAGTCCTGGTTTGGCAGCGCAGTCAGTAGAAACTCGTGAGAAGGACTTCAGGCAATCAGAAAAAACTGTAGGCAACCCCACACCGGCTTCCACAGAAACAACTAAAACCCCCTATCTGGTTTATAAAGTTGTGGATGGAGATACTTTTTGGATGAGAGATCAAAATAATCTGGAAACCAAGGTAAGACTCATAGGAATAGACGGTCCTGAAACCCGTAATACGAGGAAAAAGAAGAAAGGTTATTATGGTAATGAAGCGAAAGTATATTTGCAGAGTTTGATATTAGACAGGTACGTGTTTATTGAACAGGATGTTCGGTCACGTGATCAATATGGCAGATTACTGGCGTACGTGTACACCGAGAATAATTTATTTGTGAATGCAGATTTGATAGCGAACGGATATGCTGTAATAATGTCGGTGCCTCCTAATGTAAAGCATCAGGATGAATTTTTTAACTTACAGCAGCAAGCGAGGAAGAATAGGGCAGGAATGTGGGGAAGAGAGTAA